The region GAAGGCGAGCGCGGCGAACTCGTCGGCGTCGCCGACGCGAACCGCTACGTCGACACCGACGTGCTCACCACGATCCCGTACTTCTACACGGTCGTCGCGGTGAACGCCGGCGGCGCGGGCGCGGCATCCGCTCAACTGGAGACGGATGCTCCGACCGTGCTGCAGCGTCAGGCCGAGTACCTCGACCGGGCCCCGGCCGCGGTGCAGACCGACGACGGCGTGCTGGTGACCTGGCGACTGCTCGGCACCGATCCTGCTGCGGTGGCGTTCCACGTCTACCGCGACGGGGAGCGCATCACCGACGAGCCGATCACCGACTCGACGAACCTGCTCGACGCCGACGGCACCGCCGACTCGACCTACTTCGTCACGAAGGTGCTGAACGAGGTCGAGACCACAGAGACCGACGAGTTCGGCGTGCAGACGGCGGCGTACCTGTCGGTGCCCCTCGACAAGCCCGCCGACGCGTACACGAAGGACGGGCAGCCCTACAGCTACTCGGCCAACGACGCATCCGTCGGCGATGTCGACGGCGACGGCCAGTACGAGCTGTTCGTGAAGTGGTACCCCTCCAACGCGAAGGACAACTCGCAGGCGGGCTACACGGGCAACGTCTACCTCGACGCGTACCGTCTCGACGGCACGCGGCTGTGGCGGGTCGACCTCGGAGTCAACATCCGTGCCGGTGCGCACTACACGCACCACATGGTCTACGACTTCGACGGCGACGGTTCGGCCGAGCTGATCGCGAAGACCGGTGACGGCACGATCGACGGCGTCGGCCAGCCGATCGGCAACGCCAGCGCCGACCACCGCAACAGCTCGGGGTACGTGCTCACCGGACCCGAGTACCTCACGGTGTTCGACGGGAAGACGGGTGCTGCGATCGACACGATCGACTACACGCCGGCCCGCGGCGACGTGGGAGCGTGGGGCGATGCCTACGGCAACCGGGTCGACCGGTTCCTGGCATCCGTCGCCTACCTCGACGGCGAGCACCCGAGCGCGGTCTTCAGCCGCGGGTACTACACCCGTGCCGTCGCCGCCGCGTACGACTTCGACGGCGAGAAGCTGACCGAGCGGTGGGTGATCGACTCGAACGACGAGGGCTCGGAGGGGTTCTACGGGCAGGGCAACCACGCCATGTCGGTGGCCGACGTCGACGGAGACTCGAAGGACGAGATCGTCTACGGCTCGGCGACGATCGACGACGACGGCACGCTGCTCTACTCGACGGGCCTCGGTCACGGCGACGCGCAGCACGTGTCGGACTTCGATCCGTCGCGTCCCGGCCTCGAGGTGTTCTCGGCGCACGAGGACATGGGCTCGTCGGGCAACCGCGGAGCGACGATGCGCGACGCGCGCACCGGCGAGATCCTGTGGGACATCCCGGCGACCGTCGACACCGGTCGTGCCGCGGCCGGCGACATCGACCCCCGCTACGCCGGCGCCGAAGGGTGGGCGGTCGGAAACGACGCCGCCTGGAACTCGCCGGTCGGTCAGCTGAAGTCGGCGACCGGGGAGCTGATCGGCGAGAGCATCCCGGCGGCGAACTTCCTCGCGTGGTTCGACGGCGATCCGCTCCGCGAGATCGTCGACCACGAGTTCGATGAGGCCGCCTACTGGGGCTACCCCACCGTGTCGAAGTGGAACTGGGAGACCGGCACCGAGGAGGTCATCCTGGCCGACGAGGGCGCCCGGTCGAACAACGGCACCAAGGGCACTCCGAACCTGCAGGCCGACCTCTTCGGCGACTGGCGGGAGGAGATCGCGTGGCGTTCGGCCGATTCGACCGAGCTGCGCATCTACTCGACGACCGATGTCACCGAGTACCGGATCCCGACGCTGATGCACGACACCCAGTACCGGGTGGCCGTGGCATGGCAGAACACGGGCTACAACCAGCCGCCGCACCCGAGCTTCTTCATCGGGGACGGGATGGATGCCGCTCCGCTGCCGTCGATCGCGGTGACGGGTGCCCCGTCGGGGTCGGATGACACGACCGCACCGGTGGTCGCCGGGGTTCCGGACGACGGCACCCTGCTGCCCTCGACCGGCACGTTCACGGTCGACGTGGCCGCGACCGACCCGGAGTCGGGGGTGCGCAACCTCGACATCGCGTTCGACGGCGAGCCCGTCGCGCCCGGCGCCGTGATCGACCTCGACGGCCTGGTCGGCTCGCACACCTTCACGGTGCGCGCGGTCAACCACGCGGGGCTCGTGACCGCGGTCACCTCGACCCTGCTGGTGTTCGACGACGAGGGCGCGACCGCGAAGCCGGGTCGGGGAAACCTGTCGAGCAACTCGGGATGGGACGACGGGCTGCACGACGGCACGTTCACCATCTCGATGAACCTCTGGTACGGAGTGAACGGATCGGTGTTCCGCCTCTACGAGAACGGTGAGCTGATCTCGACGAAGCTGCTCGACGCGAACAGCCCGCAGGCGCAGGTGACCACAGTCGACGTCGCCGGCAAGGAGAACGGCACCTACGTCTACACCGGTGAGCTCGTCAACGCGAAGGGCACCACCGCGACCACGTCGGTCACCGTGAAGGTGAAGGATGCCGCGCCCGCCCAGCCCGTGCTCTCGCACGACAACTGGGACAAGGACGGCGCCTACACGGTCACCGCCAACCTGTGGTGGGGCACCAACGGCACCACCTACCGGCTGTACGAGAACGGCACGCTGATCGACGAGCAGGCTCTCGTCGCAGCATCGCCGAACGCACAGCAGGCGACGACCGCCGTCACCGGCCGGGCGCCTGGCACGTACACGTACGTGGCCGAGTTCTCGAACACCGCCGGTGCGACCAGTTCGAAGGAGCTGAAGGTCACCGTGAAGTAGCGCCGTCGAAGCGCTTTGCGCCCTGCCCGGCACGCGTCCACGCGCGTGCCGGGCAGGGCTTCTTCGTTTCAGAACCCAGGAAATCAAGCACATTCAGGTGATCGTTACCTCGGCGTTACGATCAACCATTTGACGAGAGCGCTTCCATGCGCCTATTTTTATCGAAGCGGTTCGACGGACTTCGAAGCACGTTCGACTCCTCGGGCCGCGCCGCCGGCGGACCGGCGACCAGGTACACGAAGGAGTGGCATGGATCAGCGGCGATGGACAGGGGCCGTGAACGCGGGCGCCCGCGGGGTCTGGGCGTGACGCTGTGACGACTCAGGCGCAGGCGCAGGCGGTGTTCCAGGAGGCCGCGGTCCACAACCTCAAGCGTCGGGGCCGGCGCCGGCGCGGCGAGCGGCTGAAGCCCGCGGGGCGGCGCACCTCGTTCCGGATGTTCCTGTGCATCGCGCCGTTCGTCTTCCTGGCGTTCCTGTTCTCGTACCTGCCGCTCTACGGCTGGATCTACTCGCTGTACGACTTCAAGCCGGCACTCGGACTCGAGGGCAGCGAGTTCGTCGGGCTGCAGTGGTTCCAGATGCTGGTGAGCTCGCCGACGCAGATGGCGCAGATCGGCCAGGTGCTGCTGAACACCCTGGCGATCAGCTTCCTCGGGCTCGCGACCTCGATCCTGCCGCTCGCCTTCGCGGTGTTCCTCAACGAGATCAAGGCCGGGTGGTTCCGCAGCTCGGTGCAGACGCTCACAGCACTGCCGAACTTCATCTCGTGGGTGCTCGTCTACATGATCGCGTTCTCGCTGTTCTCGAGCTCCGGCCTCGTCAACGACGTGCTGATGGATGCCGGGCTCGTGACCGCACCGGTGAAGTTCCTCGACACCAGTGAGAACGTCTGGCTCACGATGACGCTGTGGTCGATCTGGAAGGGGCTCGGCTGGGGCGCGATCATCTACCTCGCCGCGATCGCGGGCATCGACCAGTCGCTCTACGAATCGGCCAAGATCGACGGCGCCGGGCGCATGCAGACAATGTGGTACGTCACCGTGCCGCAGCTCATGCCCACCTACCTCGTGCTGCTGCTGCTGTCGATCGCGAACATCCTGAACAACGGCATGGAGCAGTACTACGTGTTCCAGAACGCGTTCAACCGGGAGTACATCCAGGTGCTCGATCTGTACGTCTACAACATCGGCATGACCGGCAACAGCCTCTCGATGGCGACGGCGATCGGCATGCTCAAGAGCCTGATCTCGGTGGCGCTGCTGCTGACCGTCAACGCGGTCTCCAAGCGCGTCCGCGGCGAATCGATCGTCTAGGAGGATCCGTGGTCACCACGACTGAGACCCGCACGCTGCTGGCACCCAAGCGCCCCGCGCAGCCGGCGCGCTATCGCATGACGGCGGGCGACGCGATGTTCCGCATCCTGAACTACACCGTGTTCGCGGTCTTCACGGTCATCTGCGCGTACCCGTTCTACTACCTGATCATCAACTCGGTCTCGGCGAACGACCTCTCGGCGCTCGGCGACGTGCGCCTCTGGCCGATCGGGTTCCACCTCGACAACTACACGCAGGTGTTCCAGCTGCGCGGGCTTCCGCTCGCGACCGCGGTGAGCATCGGGCGCACGGTGCTCGGCACGGCGGCGACAGTGCTCGCTTCGGCGTTCCTCGGGTTCATGTTCACCCAGTCGCGCATGTGGGGCAGGCAGTTCTGGTACCGGTTCATCATCATCACGATGTACTTCAGCGCGGGCCTCATCCCGGTGTTCATCATCATGAAGAACCTCGGCCTCACCAACAACTTCTGGGTGTACGTGCTGCCGTTCGTGGTGCAGCCGTTCAACATCATCCTGGTCAAGACCTTCGTCGAATCGATGCCCCGCGAACTGCAGGAGGCGGCGGAGGTCGACGGTGCGAACATCCTCCAGATCTTCTTCCGCATCTATCTGCCGAACATGACGCCGATCCTCGCGACCATCGCGATCTTCTCCGCGGTCATGCAGTGGAACAGCTTCCAGGACACGCTGATCTACGTCACCGACCAGAGCCTGTACACGCTGCAGTACCTGCTCTACATGTTCATCAACCAGGCCTCGAGCCTCGCCCAGGCGGCGCAGGACGCCGGCGGCAACCTCGGACAGATCGCGAGTGCGGCGACGACCCAGACACCGACGTCGATCCGCATGACGGTGTCGGTGCTGGTCGTGCTGCCCATCATCTTCATCTATCCCCTGTTCCAGCGCTTCTTCGTGAAGGGCATCATGCTCGGCGCCGTCAAGGGCTGACGACGCGAGAACCCCGAGAAAGGAAAGCAATGAAGCTGAAGAGAATGGTGGCCCTCGGGGCCGTCGCTATGCTCGCCGCGGGATCCCTCGCCGCCTGCACCGCCGGCGGCACCGACGAGGAAG is a window of Microbacterium terrae DNA encoding:
- a CDS encoding ABC transporter permease — encoded protein: MTTQAQAQAVFQEAAVHNLKRRGRRRRGERLKPAGRRTSFRMFLCIAPFVFLAFLFSYLPLYGWIYSLYDFKPALGLEGSEFVGLQWFQMLVSSPTQMAQIGQVLLNTLAISFLGLATSILPLAFAVFLNEIKAGWFRSSVQTLTALPNFISWVLVYMIAFSLFSSSGLVNDVLMDAGLVTAPVKFLDTSENVWLTMTLWSIWKGLGWGAIIYLAAIAGIDQSLYESAKIDGAGRMQTMWYVTVPQLMPTYLVLLLLSIANILNNGMEQYYVFQNAFNREYIQVLDLYVYNIGMTGNSLSMATAIGMLKSLISVALLLTVNAVSKRVRGESIV
- a CDS encoding carbohydrate ABC transporter permease, with the translated sequence MVTTTETRTLLAPKRPAQPARYRMTAGDAMFRILNYTVFAVFTVICAYPFYYLIINSVSANDLSALGDVRLWPIGFHLDNYTQVFQLRGLPLATAVSIGRTVLGTAATVLASAFLGFMFTQSRMWGRQFWYRFIIITMYFSAGLIPVFIIMKNLGLTNNFWVYVLPFVVQPFNIILVKTFVESMPRELQEAAEVDGANILQIFFRIYLPNMTPILATIAIFSAVMQWNSFQDTLIYVTDQSLYTLQYLLYMFINQASSLAQAAQDAGGNLGQIASAATTQTPTSIRMTVSVLVVLPIIFIYPLFQRFFVKGIMLGAVKG